The following proteins are encoded in a genomic region of Sphingobacteriales bacterium:
- a CDS encoding universal stress protein, protein MKSDSKNKILVPVDFQEQSMVALEHTLNLFRLFDAEIVILFVVEQSGSLLNFVRPHDDYQEIREKALEKLENIKAESTKVSNATISVMVTKGKVYRSILETADEIGARLIVMGTNGTSGITKKFIGSNTLAVIKESKIPVITVKGLEQKISYRNIVLPLDLTKETKEKVAYAIQFARYFKSKIHIVSVLNVNIKEKESLIYQKMMEAKTKIIAEKIDCTTELVKDETGDIARIVIEYAARLKAGLIMIMTQQELDITEYFIGSHALEIIRESDIPVMSIVPSGKSLTTLDVLFDP, encoded by the coding sequence ATGAAAAGCGATTCAAAAAATAAGATACTTGTCCCCGTTGATTTTCAGGAGCAATCGATGGTTGCTCTCGAACATACCCTTAACTTATTCCGCCTCTTTGATGCTGAAATAGTGATATTATTTGTGGTGGAACAGTCGGGCAGTCTGTTGAACTTTGTCAGGCCTCACGATGATTATCAGGAAATAAGGGAAAAGGCACTGGAAAAACTCGAAAATATTAAGGCAGAATCGACAAAAGTATCCAATGCCACCATCTCAGTCATGGTAACGAAAGGAAAAGTTTACCGTTCCATCCTTGAAACGGCTGATGAAATCGGGGCAAGGCTGATTGTAATGGGAACCAACGGAACATCGGGCATTACGAAAAAATTTATTGGCAGCAATACCCTTGCAGTGATCAAGGAATCAAAAATTCCGGTGATTACCGTTAAAGGACTTGAACAGAAAATTTCTTACAGAAATATTGTTCTTCCCCTCGATCTTACCAAAGAAACCAAAGAAAAAGTAGCTTATGCCATTCAGTTTGCCAGATATTTCAAGTCTAAAATTCATATTGTTTCTGTTCTGAATGTCAACATTAAGGAAAAAGAAAGCCTGATTTATCAGAAGATGATGGAGGCCAAAACGAAAATCATAGCGGAAAAAATTGATTGCACTACGGAGCTGGTAAAGGATGAAACAGGGGATATTGCCAGAATAGTCATTGAATATGCTGCCAGACTGAAAGCCGGACTGATCATGATCATGACCCAGCAGGAACTCGATATAACTGAATATTTTATTGGTTCTCATGCACTTGAAATCATCAGGGAATCAGATATTCCGGTGATGAGTATTGTCCCTTCAGGAAAATCTCTGACCACCCTCGATGTTTTATTCGATCC